ATGTATTTCATGGTCTTTTATTCAATGTCCAATCAATATTTAATGAATATGGAAACAAATTCTTATAGAGCTAGACAAGAATGAACAATTGAACTAATATGTTAATTCTTAACACGCTCCTGCCCAAAAGTGGCGAACTCAGTATCGTCTGATATAATAGTTGGGTGAAAAGAATAAAAATCTTTTGTTCTTTTCTTTATATAGTGTCTTGATATAACAAGTTAAAACTGTTTCTGATTCAGTTCAGAAATGCACTCATCTGAGTCATTCTATTCTTTGATTCCCTTAGAGAAAAACCATCTCTAAACGAATGTTTTTTACATTTCGCTGTCTTTTTTTAAATCTTTTTATAGATAACGTATGTTGTTTATTTTAGAACCACACAAGAATTGTGGTTAAATCGATTCCGATGAATTTATAAGTCTATGTTCAATAGAAAGCTATTTAGAACCTTACAGGTTTCCTATCTCCTTTCTAACCTTGTTATTTAATTTATTGTAATAAATTTTTAAAGGATAGTGATTTGAAAAAAAACACACAGAAAAATGAACCTGTGTCTACGGCTTTGCTCCTTGCTGCTGGAACAGGCAGCCGACTGTATCCATTGACTAAAAACGAACCCAAATGTATGACAATCGTCAATGGGCGATCAATTCTTGAACGGATGGTATCCAGTTTGAAACGACAGGGTTTTAAAAGACTGGTTATAGTTACAGGGCATCTCGAACATTGCATCAGAGACTTTCTCGGAGATCAGAGCGGCGAACTCTTTATTGAATATATTTTCAGTCCACTCTATAAAACAACGAATAACATTTATTCTTTATGGATGGCCAGAAAAATAATCCGGGAGCCTTTTCTCTTGCTTGAAAGTGATCTAGTTTTTGATGATTCTCTACTAAGTGAAATGATATATCCGGATCGGATTGCTGTTGCAGCAATGCAGCCCTGGATGAATGGCAGCTGTGTGACAATTGATCATTCCGCAATGGTTGATACCTTTGAAATGGGTGACCACGAAGTATCAGTTCAGGATAGATATAAAACTGTCAATATTTATAGTTTTTCTCTTGAGTCCTGGAAAAAGATTATAAAAAATCTGGATAAGCAGATTTCCTCTGGAAATGTAAATAGTTATTATGAAATAGTCTTTGCTGAAATGGTTTCCGATAACAACCTGAGTTTTCAATCGGTCTCCTTTGATAGTAAACCATGGTATGAAATAGATACTCTG
The sequence above is a segment of the Oceanispirochaeta sp. genome. Coding sequences within it:
- a CDS encoding phosphocholine cytidylyltransferase family protein, producing the protein MSTALLLAAGTGSRLYPLTKNEPKCMTIVNGRSILERMVSSLKRQGFKRLVIVTGHLEHCIRDFLGDQSGELFIEYIFSPLYKTTNNIYSLWMARKIIREPFLLLESDLVFDDSLLSEMIYPDRIAVAAMQPWMNGSCVTIDHSAMVDTFEMGDHEVSVQDRYKTVNIYSFSLESWKKIIKNLDKQISSGNVNSYYEIVFAEMVSDNNLSFQSVSFDSKPWYEIDTLEDLVLAEKIIPSQPHKTGKTSYQPKQIPHYQKLIHTSSTPKVAERGLHASK